One region of Syntrophobacter fumaroxidans MPOB genomic DNA includes:
- a CDS encoding AbrB/MazE/SpoVT family DNA-binding domain-containing protein, translated as MQIEYKNIDAKLVVNEIRNGRSLESVQKLFGIKFKSEVQDLYLQGLMELGEIPQLEFNKREAVKPQNPMADRSAVRRREKPVPSASTLIKTPNFRTIGQSGSITLNKALLIEQLGFGVGDSFEIYREDDRVILRKTVHSN; from the coding sequence ATGCAAATCGAATACAAGAACATCGATGCGAAGCTCGTGGTGAATGAAATTCGCAACGGACGCTCACTTGAATCCGTTCAAAAACTTTTTGGAATCAAGTTCAAGAGCGAGGTCCAGGATTTGTACCTGCAAGGTCTGATGGAACTGGGAGAGATTCCTCAGCTCGAATTCAACAAGCGGGAGGCGGTAAAACCCCAAAACCCCATGGCCGACCGCTCGGCGGTACGGCGGCGGGAAAAGCCCGTGCCGTCCGCCTCCACACTCATCAAGACGCCCAATTTCAGGACCATCGGGCAAAGCGGCAGCATCACCCTGAACAAGGCTCTCCTCATCGAACAACTGGGGTTCGGCGTGGGGGATTCGTTCGAAATATACCGAGAGGACGACCGAGTCATCCTGAGAAAGACGGTCCATTCCAACTGA
- a CDS encoding CDP-alcohol phosphatidyltransferase family protein: MLKGTPIETGYYNLLERLIVPKLVRFHLTPNHISLMGLVTSMLAGLAFVFFPLVGGILTLLTGLLDTLDGSLARATGQSKKFGAFLDSILDRYTELIIYLGIWTYFYRQDAKTPFFSLLILLILFGSLMVSYTRARAEGLGERCLVGFFQRGERIILLGLSGILNPFVNLIASSGWTRDLMLFAGLLILAVGTNLTALWRFLHVLNKLRP, translated from the coding sequence CATTGAGACCGGCTACTACAACCTGTTGGAACGTCTCATCGTTCCGAAGCTCGTGCGTTTCCACCTCACGCCCAACCACATTTCCCTCATGGGGCTGGTTACGAGCATGCTGGCCGGGCTCGCGTTCGTTTTCTTCCCCCTGGTGGGCGGAATCCTGACTTTGCTCACGGGGTTGCTGGATACTCTGGACGGTTCGCTGGCAAGGGCCACCGGACAGAGCAAGAAATTCGGGGCCTTTCTCGATTCCATCCTGGATCGCTACACCGAGCTCATCATCTACCTGGGCATCTGGACCTATTTCTACAGACAGGATGCCAAGACACCCTTCTTCTCCCTGCTGATCCTGTTGATCCTGTTCGGTTCGCTCATGGTGAGCTATACAAGAGCCAGAGCGGAAGGGCTCGGAGAACGCTGCCTGGTGGGTTTCTTTCAGAGGGGGGAAAGGATCATTCTGCTGGGCCTGTCCGGCATTCTGAATCCTTTCGTGAATCTGATCGCGAGCTCCGGGTGGACTCGCGACCTGATGCTCTTTGCCGGACTCCTGATCCTGGCCGTCGGCACCAATTTGACGGCCCTCTGGCGGTTCCTGCACGTGCTGAACAAGCTGCGCCCCTGA